A single region of the Nocardioides aurantiacus genome encodes:
- a CDS encoding Gp19/Gp15/Gp42 family protein: MGNPATVEDLEILWRPLADDERDRVQARLDRTWRALVAELPGLEARIASGEVAAETVADVVIDASLRVLNNPEGLTTFDESIDDYKHAGTYGERSQSNDLYFTAAELRRLSPRSVGGSAFTITPGR, encoded by the coding sequence ATGGGTAACCCTGCAACGGTCGAAGACCTGGAGATCCTGTGGCGCCCCCTTGCTGACGATGAGCGCGACCGCGTCCAGGCTCGTCTGGATCGGACGTGGCGCGCGCTCGTCGCTGAACTGCCCGGCCTTGAGGCTCGGATCGCGTCGGGCGAGGTGGCCGCGGAGACGGTCGCCGACGTGGTGATCGACGCCTCGCTGCGGGTGCTGAACAACCCCGAGGGTCTGACGACGTTCGATGAGTCGATCGACGACTACAAGCATGCCGGCACGTACGGCGAGCGGTCACAGTCGAACGACCTCTACTTCACCGCTGCCGAGCTCCGGCGCCTGTCGCCGCGGTCGGTCGGCGGCAGTGCGTTCACCATCACTCCGGGGCGCTGA
- a CDS encoding DUF6093 family protein: MPPIPVTPTPTVAAPGPTDRLVAHARRRTESRMTSRVTIHRETYPDPPETDAAGFTVRSFTTIATDVPFRLASPRSTTGSRTLRVGDSEVEIATQEGHLPTWQTDLADRDLLRVTAGEHAGRWLRVVEASAADQQTARRVPVVEDQKPEVL; the protein is encoded by the coding sequence ATGCCACCGATCCCGGTCACTCCTACCCCCACGGTGGCAGCACCTGGGCCGACTGATCGACTCGTTGCGCACGCGCGTCGTCGAACCGAGTCCCGAATGACGTCCCGCGTCACCATCCACCGCGAGACCTACCCCGACCCCCCAGAGACTGACGCGGCCGGCTTCACGGTCCGCAGTTTCACCACGATCGCCACCGACGTCCCGTTCCGTCTCGCCAGCCCCCGCAGCACCACGGGCTCGAGGACGTTGCGTGTGGGCGACTCCGAGGTGGAGATCGCCACGCAGGAGGGTCACCTGCCCACCTGGCAGACGGACCTCGCAGACCGCGACCTGCTGCGCGTCACGGCTGGCGAGCACGCCGGCCGGTGGCTGCGTGTCGTCGAGGCGTCCGCAGCCGATCAGCAGACCGCCCGCCGCGTGCCGGTGGTCGAGGACCAGAAGCCGGAGGTGCTGTGA
- a CDS encoding DUF2510 domain-containing protein, translating to MSAPAGWHPDPESQGVLRYWDGQVWTNHRAPGQAATAPKDQSALVALGFALAILFPIGGFIVGIVLERKESWWILTLSLLFGFGWFYVFLRLNSGY from the coding sequence ATGAGCGCGCCCGCAGGCTGGCACCCCGACCCCGAATCCCAGGGCGTACTGCGCTACTGGGACGGACAGGTCTGGACCAACCACCGCGCGCCAGGTCAAGCCGCCACGGCACCCAAAGACCAGTCGGCGCTGGTCGCACTCGGGTTCGCCCTGGCGATCCTGTTTCCCATAGGCGGGTTCATCGTCGGGATCGTGCTCGAGCGCAAAGAGTCCTGGTGGATTCTCACGCTGTCGCTGCTGTTCGGCTTCGGATGGTTCTACGTGTTCCTGCGCCTGAACTCGGGCTACTAA
- a CDS encoding DNRLRE domain-containing protein, translating to MAVTKVTCKVTASTRISSTKPTSALSAAAQSQLAVKSGQAHSFVQFGLPRDLGGSVVLSAKLQLWATGVWGGTRTLTAQRISGPRTYSKMTWKNSVSNILAAGSTARTGGPAGARAHEIDLTDDFQLIASGAKYYGHRILGSEDVARFFYGRTNATQYPRLILEYARETPAPAQVSPDGVVGVAKPTFTWAASSDITKVQAQADVVGGSFAAPSWDSGDLVTNLGNVNTNAAGWSGLADGGSADLRFRQYGSLGWSLWSLPVTVTREDYPVLTTTLPTPGGTSNDPTPQHDWTFAGQTQFQLQIRDASNRVLYDSGVVASDDDSWTPVASSFKVSSKATLTSVLRVWDDVDGRVASPGDPGYVERRWSWTITPTAATTGVTGFSAQVSAERPVVRLSWSRATGAADEFVVYRNGLQVARFDGGEHQVSSTTWRFEDWSVEPNRESVYKVHAVVAGKMSLASSAVSVQFDLNGLVIYEPLSGAWFNVAGPSAGDNLSKGEASVMYRSPFAQAPIKRVMSLGGLGGNVSGFLHPYGDRPVLEQLADVATVRANPTRECRLIWGFENVPVTVSMLSPVLSSDAVRPSMMHKVDFTVDQVDEFDTDVTGAED from the coding sequence ATGGCGGTTACTAAGGTCACGTGCAAGGTCACCGCCTCGACGCGGATTTCTTCGACGAAGCCGACGAGTGCCCTGTCTGCTGCGGCTCAGTCGCAGCTTGCGGTGAAGTCGGGCCAGGCGCATTCGTTCGTGCAGTTCGGCCTCCCCCGCGACTTGGGTGGCTCGGTTGTGCTGTCGGCGAAGTTGCAGCTGTGGGCGACCGGTGTCTGGGGTGGCACGCGGACTTTGACGGCTCAGCGGATCAGTGGTCCGCGGACGTATTCGAAGATGACGTGGAAGAACTCGGTGTCGAACATTCTGGCGGCGGGTTCGACTGCTCGCACGGGTGGTCCGGCGGGTGCGCGCGCCCACGAGATCGACTTGACCGACGACTTCCAGTTGATCGCGTCGGGCGCGAAGTACTACGGCCACCGCATCCTCGGCTCGGAGGACGTGGCGCGGTTCTTCTACGGCCGCACGAACGCCACCCAGTACCCGCGGTTGATTCTGGAGTACGCCCGGGAGACGCCGGCGCCGGCTCAGGTGTCCCCGGATGGTGTGGTGGGTGTCGCTAAGCCGACGTTCACGTGGGCTGCGTCGTCGGACATCACGAAGGTGCAGGCTCAGGCGGATGTGGTGGGCGGTTCGTTCGCTGCTCCGTCGTGGGATTCGGGCGACCTTGTGACGAACCTGGGCAACGTGAACACGAACGCCGCGGGTTGGTCTGGTCTCGCTGACGGTGGGTCGGCTGATCTGCGGTTCCGGCAGTACGGGTCGCTGGGTTGGTCGTTGTGGTCGTTGCCGGTGACGGTGACGCGCGAGGACTACCCGGTGTTGACGACGACGCTGCCGACTCCTGGTGGCACGTCGAACGACCCGACGCCGCAGCACGACTGGACGTTCGCTGGGCAGACGCAGTTCCAGCTCCAGATCCGTGACGCCTCGAACCGGGTGTTGTACGACTCGGGTGTGGTGGCGTCGGATGACGATTCGTGGACTCCGGTGGCGTCGTCGTTCAAGGTGTCGTCGAAGGCGACCCTGACGTCGGTCCTGCGGGTGTGGGATGACGTCGATGGTCGTGTGGCGTCTCCTGGTGACCCTGGGTATGTGGAGCGGCGTTGGTCGTGGACGATCACGCCGACTGCTGCGACGACTGGCGTGACGGGTTTCTCAGCGCAAGTGTCGGCTGAGCGTCCGGTGGTGCGGCTGTCGTGGTCGCGGGCTACTGGTGCGGCTGACGAGTTCGTGGTGTACCGCAACGGTTTGCAGGTGGCGCGGTTCGACGGCGGCGAGCATCAGGTGTCGAGCACGACGTGGCGTTTCGAGGACTGGTCGGTTGAGCCGAACCGGGAGTCGGTGTACAAGGTGCACGCGGTGGTGGCTGGGAAGATGTCTCTGGCGTCGTCGGCGGTGTCGGTGCAGTTCGACCTCAACGGTCTGGTGATCTACGAACCGTTGTCGGGTGCGTGGTTCAACGTGGCGGGCCCGTCTGCTGGCGACAACCTGTCGAAGGGTGAGGCGTCGGTGATGTACCGGAGCCCGTTCGCTCAGGCGCCGATCAAGCGCGTCATGTCGCTGGGTGGTCTGGGTGGCAACGTGAGCGGCTTCTTGCACCCGTACGGCGACCGTCCGGTGCTCGAGCAGCTCGCGGATGTGGCGACGGTGCGGGCGAACCCGACGCGCGAGTGTCGGCTGATATGGGGTTTTGAGAACGTGCCGGTGACGGTGTCGATGCTCAGTCCGGTGTTGTCGTCGGACGCGGTGCGGCCGTCGATGATGCACAAGGTCGACTTCACGGTGGATCAGGTGGACGAGTTCGACACGGACGTGACCGGCGCGGAGGACTGA
- a CDS encoding peptidoglycan recognition protein family protein, whose translation MTLTEIGGLTDLELRKLANGWPFFRGANVPGVDECAILWHPSLTAAAPGYVQKISDLQYQQADADWVPKVHAAVQPLRFPDGQVVTFITLHAALRNTPRRVKVSDDGLRFLGAWLPTIAGPKVVMADWNLGYRVAAHRAALERLSNATGMTWAWQDNVEGFDTKKSLIDGVLTDLPVRESTLLPAIASSDHWPVRVDLTLPDSAPLPTPPQEAPVARLPIDLPTTLRKAGLKVQVHGNDWQARGRPGSFNPVGVLCHHTATSKRTSDGATIQLLIDGRPDLPGPLCQLGLSRDGTVHVIAGGRTNHGGKAKSSGTVSAGDANSLYIGIEAFNDGVGEPWPKEQVDAYVLLAATLCKKVTGNSAETVRGHKETSVTGKIDPTFSMPDFRKRVAAAISSGPTKPFSPSKEAPVVKLNGVQIFQREALALVDKHAPAIIAARSKQAGKGVGARAYFALLRTTIKGFK comes from the coding sequence GTGACGCTCACCGAGATCGGCGGGCTGACGGACCTCGAACTGCGGAAGCTCGCGAACGGGTGGCCCTTCTTCCGTGGCGCGAACGTCCCCGGGGTCGACGAATGCGCGATCCTCTGGCACCCCAGCCTCACCGCCGCCGCGCCCGGCTACGTGCAGAAGATCTCCGACCTGCAATACCAGCAGGCCGACGCCGACTGGGTGCCCAAGGTTCACGCCGCCGTCCAGCCGCTCCGGTTCCCCGACGGCCAGGTCGTCACCTTCATCACCCTGCACGCCGCGCTTCGCAACACCCCCCGCCGCGTCAAGGTCTCCGACGACGGGCTCCGGTTTCTAGGTGCGTGGCTGCCGACGATCGCCGGCCCGAAGGTCGTCATGGCCGACTGGAACCTCGGCTACCGCGTCGCTGCCCACCGCGCCGCCCTTGAGCGCCTATCCAATGCCACCGGCATGACGTGGGCGTGGCAGGACAACGTCGAGGGCTTCGACACCAAGAAGTCGCTGATCGACGGAGTGCTGACCGACCTCCCCGTCCGCGAGTCGACTCTGCTGCCTGCCATCGCGTCGTCCGACCACTGGCCCGTGCGCGTCGACCTGACGCTGCCCGACTCCGCTCCCCTGCCCACACCGCCCCAGGAGGCACCCGTGGCACGACTTCCGATCGACCTCCCCACGACTCTGCGCAAGGCGGGTCTCAAGGTCCAGGTCCACGGCAACGACTGGCAGGCGCGTGGGCGCCCGGGTTCCTTCAACCCGGTCGGTGTGCTGTGCCACCACACGGCCACCTCGAAGCGCACTTCGGACGGGGCGACCATCCAGTTGCTGATCGACGGTCGCCCGGACCTGCCGGGGCCGCTCTGCCAACTGGGTCTCTCGCGAGATGGAACTGTCCACGTGATCGCGGGCGGTCGCACCAACCACGGCGGCAAAGCGAAGTCGTCGGGCACGGTTTCGGCGGGTGACGCCAACAGCCTCTACATCGGCATCGAGGCGTTCAACGACGGCGTGGGCGAGCCCTGGCCCAAGGAGCAGGTCGACGCCTACGTACTGCTCGCCGCGACGCTCTGCAAGAAGGTCACGGGCAACTCCGCCGAGACGGTCCGCGGCCACAAGGAGACCAGCGTCACCGGGAAGATCGACCCGACCTTCTCGATGCCGGACTTCCGCAAGCGCGTCGCCGCGGCAATCAGCAGCGGCCCCACCAAGCCCTTCAGTCCCAGCAAGGAGGCCCCCGTGGTCAAGCTGAACGGCGTCCAGATCTTCCAGCGCGAGGCTCTTGCCCTGGTCGACAAGCACGCCCCCGCGATCATCGCCGCCCGCAGCAAGCAGGCAGGCAAGGGCGTCGGGGCCAGGGCGTACTTCGCTCTGCTGCGAACCACGATCAAGGGGTTCAAGTGA
- a CDS encoding right-handed parallel beta-helix repeat-containing protein, producing the protein MPIPAADPLTDGVTATISGPVKLPGGLAPLEGTWYARIRTLNGATIDSDGTIRGGIQGVYDDGDGAVMVLPLGSYEFRFESSNINPHTGQRDQYGWYPFDLVEDTLWGVIMETPVEVPVTPSDVTRAEAARDTAEQFAADAQVAAESVYQIGTDNDTAVAGAVNTTGTAREAVKNAATTVAVTIKEAPLSPFRYGLTVAMEGDPSAVAAVTAAFQATINALPASQGAMLIPRGSWFCSGLKSQGRQFDIHGLGRQVSALRLVHHAGTATPMIHILADTAPNYGAGVIRDFTIGLASGVEAATPGACIKVEGAYAADIGVEDMWLGGGSVGVWWAGATNGHVSRTTIEGCQGSGIYAENSKLLSFDTIQTFQNNANGIELQNCQSIEILGGKHIENYGNGLLANSGGAIKVVGGLWDNNSKQFAYNPAAPGFSTYDNIRYMGVNKGEVTATAHVSSLGQPWAKRAVYIDPTSYHVSILGGEVDADAVTTDSFVNLSENGQVITRDRVQLRSPIKIGGMFLRDGGGLLQQSANGSTWTNL; encoded by the coding sequence GTGCCGATCCCCGCCGCCGACCCGTTGACCGACGGCGTCACCGCAACCATCAGCGGACCCGTCAAGCTCCCCGGCGGTCTCGCCCCACTCGAGGGCACCTGGTACGCACGCATCCGCACCCTCAACGGTGCCACCATCGACTCCGACGGCACGATCCGTGGCGGCATCCAGGGTGTCTACGACGACGGAGACGGCGCCGTGATGGTGCTGCCGCTGGGGTCGTATGAGTTCCGGTTCGAGTCCTCCAACATCAACCCCCACACCGGACAGCGCGACCAGTACGGCTGGTACCCCTTCGACCTCGTCGAGGACACCCTGTGGGGCGTCATCATGGAGACCCCCGTCGAGGTGCCCGTCACCCCGTCGGACGTCACCCGCGCTGAGGCTGCACGCGACACAGCCGAGCAGTTCGCGGCCGACGCCCAGGTCGCCGCAGAATCGGTCTACCAGATCGGCACCGACAACGACACCGCGGTCGCTGGCGCAGTCAACACCACCGGCACGGCGCGAGAAGCCGTCAAGAACGCCGCCACCACCGTCGCCGTCACCATCAAGGAAGCGCCCCTCTCCCCCTTCCGCTACGGCCTGACCGTGGCGATGGAGGGCGACCCTAGTGCCGTCGCCGCCGTCACCGCCGCATTCCAGGCCACCATCAACGCACTCCCTGCCTCGCAGGGCGCCATGCTCATCCCCCGCGGCAGCTGGTTCTGCTCCGGCCTTAAGAGCCAGGGCCGACAGTTCGACATCCACGGCCTCGGTCGCCAGGTCAGCGCACTGCGACTCGTGCACCACGCGGGCACTGCGACGCCCATGATCCACATCCTCGCCGACACCGCACCCAACTATGGTGCGGGCGTCATCCGCGACTTCACCATCGGCCTCGCCTCCGGTGTCGAGGCCGCGACCCCCGGTGCGTGCATCAAGGTCGAGGGCGCCTACGCAGCCGATATCGGCGTCGAGGACATGTGGCTCGGTGGCGGCTCGGTCGGGGTCTGGTGGGCCGGCGCCACCAACGGCCACGTCTCCCGGACCACCATCGAAGGCTGCCAGGGGTCCGGCATCTACGCCGAGAACTCCAAGCTCCTCAGCTTCGACACGATCCAGACGTTCCAGAACAACGCCAACGGCATCGAGCTCCAGAACTGCCAGAGCATCGAAATCCTAGGCGGGAAGCACATCGAGAACTACGGCAACGGGCTGCTCGCAAACTCCGGTGGCGCCATCAAGGTCGTCGGCGGGCTCTGGGACAACAACTCCAAGCAGTTCGCCTACAACCCCGCCGCGCCGGGCTTCTCGACCTACGACAACATCCGCTACATGGGGGTCAACAAGGGTGAGGTCACCGCGACAGCGCACGTCTCTTCCCTCGGTCAGCCGTGGGCAAAGCGCGCCGTCTACATCGACCCCACGTCGTACCACGTCAGCATCCTCGGCGGCGAGGTCGACGCCGACGCGGTGACCACCGACTCGTTCGTCAATCTCTCCGAAAACGGCCAGGTCATCACCCGTGACCGGGTGCAGTTGCGGTCCCCCATCAAGATTGGCGGGATGTTCCTCCGTGACGGTGGTGGTCTGCTCCAGCAGTCCGCCAACGGTTCGACGTGGACGAACCTCTAG
- a CDS encoding class I SAM-dependent methyltransferase: MLLDKRRLDVIRNDPTRAVRAAQIRAKNLVVKGRANPDSTTFAKDARPGPTATTFASMRGIQGWFTYDDAAHFTLVLAMQSAQGLHGDILEIGPFHGRSTIVLAEQVRDGETLVVCDPFQSGDVYVADPPTPTGLRRNVTRGVPGFDQARLVIHEVYSTDLHLDDAARFRFVHVDGSHERDDVLSDLRLARRHLLPGGVIVADDYDHPDWPGVTEAVDAFVAETPELVTLADLNRHSESGRKRYLMLATG, translated from the coding sequence ATGCTGTTGGACAAGCGCCGTCTCGACGTGATCCGGAACGACCCGACGCGAGCCGTCCGGGCGGCGCAGATCCGAGCGAAGAACCTTGTAGTCAAGGGCCGCGCAAACCCTGACTCGACAACGTTCGCGAAAGACGCCCGGCCCGGCCCGACCGCGACCACGTTCGCTTCGATGCGGGGCATCCAGGGGTGGTTCACCTACGACGACGCTGCCCACTTCACGCTCGTCCTCGCTATGCAGTCAGCCCAAGGGCTCCACGGCGACATCCTTGAGATCGGCCCGTTTCACGGGCGGTCGACGATCGTCCTCGCCGAGCAAGTACGCGACGGCGAGACCCTAGTGGTGTGCGACCCGTTCCAGAGCGGCGACGTGTACGTTGCCGACCCGCCGACGCCGACAGGTCTGCGCCGCAACGTCACGCGCGGCGTGCCCGGGTTCGACCAGGCGCGGCTGGTGATCCACGAGGTCTACTCGACCGACCTGCACCTGGACGACGCCGCCCGGTTCCGGTTCGTCCACGTCGACGGCAGCCACGAACGCGACGACGTCCTGTCGGACCTACGGCTCGCTCGCCGCCACCTGCTGCCGGGTGGGGTGATCGTGGCTGATGACTACGACCACCCCGACTGGCCCGGTGTCACCGAGGCGGTCGACGCCTTCGTGGCCGAGACACCTGAGCTAGTGACGCTGGCGGACCTGAATCGGCACTCCGAGTCGGGTCGCAAGCGTTACCTCATGCTGGCGACCGGCTAG
- a CDS encoding endo-1,3-alpha-glucanase family glycosylhydrolase, which yields MAGFLAARPPAGTPPPTIDTTRFVDAHDMTSSALDMNQSGTYFANNYINPAGEGGVHAAYGGFTRDQQIAYPGTTTSAWQLEYARTEVARAKAAGIDGFLGNMMSASGDNQTRALAMAQACAEDGTMRYTPNVDTNGSIASLSAAGIADVLEAVYETGSARVVGGKYLLSSFKAEGKTVAWWTALKTELANRGYPVEFIAVLLNASDANMEAFAPISWALSVWGPARPQNVVSLAGRAQKAHALGRKWMGPIRPQDFRPRDGDVAEAQNTDLWRGMWGAAMQAGTSGADCVQLVTWDDYAEHTHISPSVGGGYAWAKLTKVYGAAFKAQASVAVTSPLVVLTHRKHPAAATPSNQTELASPTLDGTSTMRNTTEALCILPAAGTVSVNGGTATAVPANTPTAVTAPLVVGGANTAVVTGQSGGTFTVTSAHTTTATPAVQDLHYKATVYG from the coding sequence ATGGCCGGGTTCCTGGCCGCACGCCCCCCCGCCGGGACGCCTCCACCGACCATCGACACGACCCGGTTCGTCGACGCCCACGACATGACGTCCTCCGCGCTCGACATGAACCAATCCGGGACCTACTTCGCGAACAACTACATCAACCCCGCAGGCGAAGGTGGGGTCCATGCGGCCTACGGCGGCTTCACCCGCGACCAACAGATCGCCTACCCCGGCACCACCACCTCCGCGTGGCAGCTCGAGTACGCCCGCACGGAGGTCGCCCGCGCAAAGGCCGCCGGGATCGACGGGTTCCTCGGCAACATGATGTCCGCCAGTGGCGACAATCAGACCCGTGCGCTCGCGATGGCTCAGGCGTGCGCCGAAGACGGCACCATGCGCTACACCCCGAACGTCGACACCAACGGCAGCATCGCGTCCTTGTCGGCAGCCGGGATCGCGGACGTCCTCGAGGCCGTCTACGAAACCGGGTCCGCACGGGTCGTCGGCGGGAAGTACCTGCTGTCGTCGTTCAAGGCCGAAGGGAAGACCGTCGCCTGGTGGACGGCACTCAAGACCGAGCTCGCCAACCGCGGCTACCCCGTCGAGTTCATCGCCGTGCTCCTCAACGCCTCCGACGCCAACATGGAAGCGTTCGCACCGATCTCGTGGGCGCTGTCGGTGTGGGGTCCCGCTCGACCGCAGAACGTCGTCAGCCTCGCCGGGCGCGCACAGAAGGCACACGCGCTGGGCCGCAAGTGGATGGGTCCGATCCGACCGCAGGACTTCCGCCCCCGTGACGGCGACGTGGCCGAGGCGCAGAACACCGACCTGTGGCGCGGAATGTGGGGCGCCGCGATGCAGGCCGGCACCTCGGGTGCCGACTGTGTGCAGCTTGTGACGTGGGATGACTACGCCGAACACACCCACATCTCGCCATCGGTGGGCGGCGGCTATGCGTGGGCGAAGCTGACGAAGGTCTATGGGGCGGCGTTCAAGGCGCAGGCCTCGGTGGCGGTGACGAGCCCGCTGGTGGTGCTGACCCACCGCAAGCACCCCGCCGCGGCAACGCCGAGCAACCAGACCGAACTCGCGTCACCCACCCTCGACGGCACCTCCACGATGCGGAACACCACCGAGGCGCTATGCATCCTCCCCGCGGCCGGAACGGTGTCGGTCAACGGCGGCACCGCGACCGCCGTGCCTGCGAACACCCCGACCGCCGTCACCGCCCCCCTCGTCGTCGGGGGCGCGAACACTGCGGTCGTCACGGGGCAGTCGGGCGGCACGTTCACCGTTACCTCAGCCCACACCACGACCGCCACCCCGGCCGTGCAGGACCTGCACTACAAGGCCACCGTCTACGGCTGA
- a CDS encoding ribbon-helix-helix domain-containing protein, which produces MPNKPKTPLQSFRCDVELWRAAQEKARAEGSNLGAVLRAYLARYVKRK; this is translated from the coding sequence GTGCCCAACAAGCCAAAGACGCCGCTCCAGTCGTTTCGCTGCGACGTCGAGTTGTGGCGGGCGGCGCAGGAGAAGGCGCGTGCCGAGGGGTCGAACCTTGGGGCTGTGTTGCGGGCCTACCTGGCGAGGTACGTAAAGAGGAAGTAG